A single genomic interval of Hevea brasiliensis isolate MT/VB/25A 57/8 chromosome 4, ASM3005281v1, whole genome shotgun sequence harbors:
- the LOC110642424 gene encoding putative transcription factor bHLH041 isoform X1, giving the protein MDTVFSIPSQADRATYLRSLMQSFGCNYICLWFYRPQLNHCLYFLDGDYHEQTNQSGSSSGSLARWLFDKYRAEAFLIVNDRVPGMAFGNKQPYTELNESELQRMASVSVQKQFYQEARIKTAVFMGCRSGEIEIGWSNGMTQINMENAMRSLFSEVVIPQKQSSPRELSHVIDPNWPSSSSSSLRSLSMDSPDSSPFLFNVPTTSHIPEVPQETPSLQQISSTSSAIQQVLQSLQPVQSTSRPLQLAMQSLQPEPSTTNPLQLAMQSLQPVPSTTSPLQPAMQSLHPIPSTTNPHQVAMQTFSLTRNVQLPSQESEDDAIIRAILAVLASPSTSTNSSIMPNSPYHYRESQKASAFKNYIAPTRQTRQNLHRQSMLKQAITYYRSLNILRPEHMPASRPTNTQLHHMISERRRREKINETFEALRKLLPPDAKKDKASVLTRTREYLTSLNAQVEELRKRNQKLEAQVQQLPTKEVAEEGSESSNERIELRVAHVSESTSEEQRIIDLQVVLRGECPIQEILIRILEFLNQVNNVNVMSIEANTRTTESRSMNRVVLRLKIEGEEWDESGFQEAVRRVVDDLAQ; this is encoded by the exons ATGGATACCGTCTTTTCGATTCCAAGCCAAGCAGACCGTGCCACATATCTCCGATCCTTAATGCAGTCTTTTGGCTGTAATTACATTTGTCTTTGGTTCTACCGGCCGCAACTAAACCA CTGTCTATACTTCTTGGATGGGGATTACCATGAACAAACCAACCAATCTGGCTCTTCTTCGGGAAGCTTAGCTCGGTGGCTTTTTGATAAATATCGGGCAGAAGCGTTCCTTATTGTAAATGA CCGTGTTCCCGGAATGGCTTTCGGTAATAAACAACCCTACACAGAGCTAAATGAATCTGAACTTCAAAGAATGGCATCTGTTTCTGTGCAGAAGCAATTCTATCAG GAAGCGAGGATCAAG ACTGCGGTCTTTATGGGGTGCAGGAGTGGGGAAATTGAAATAGGCTGGTCCAATGGGATGACTCAG ATTAACATGGAAAATGCGATGAGGAGTTTGTTTTCTGAAGTCGTTATTCCTCAAAAACAATCTTCGCCGAGAGAACTTTCCCATGTGATTGATCCAAATTGGCCTTCATCATCTTCCTCCTCATTGAGATCACTATCCATGGACAGCCCAGATAGCTCTCCTTTTTTGTTCAATGTTCCAACCACATCCCACATACCAGAAGTCCCTCAAGAGACTCCCTCATTGCAACAAATATCAAGCACATCAAGTGCAATCCAACAAGTCTTGCAGTCTCTGCAGCCAGTACAAAGCACAAGTAGACCACTTCAACTGGCCATGCAATCTTTGCAGCCAGAACCAAGCACAACTAACCCACTTCAACTGGCCATGCAATCTTTGCAGCCAGTACCAAGCACAACTAGCCCGCTTCAACCAGCAATGCAATCTTTGCATCCAATACCAAGCACAACTAATCCACACCAAGTAGCAATGCAAACATTTTCCCTGACAAGAAACGTTCAATTACCATCCCAAGAGAGTGAAGATGATGCAATAATAAGAGCCATTCTGGCAGTTCTAGCATCTCCTTCAACTTCTACCAATTCTTCAATAATGCCTAACTCACCTTACCATTACCGGGAAAGCCAGAAAGCTAGTGCTTTCAAGAATTATATAGCCCCCACAAGACAAACGAGACAAAATTTACACAGGCAAAGTATGCTTAAACAAGCAATTACTTATTACAGAAGCTTAAATATTTTGAGACCGGAACATATGCCCGCAAGTCGCCCCACCAACACTCAGTTGCACCACATGATATCAGAGCGTAGAAGGCGTGAAAAGATCAATGAAACCTTCGAAGCATTGAGAAAACTTCTCCCTCCAGATGCCAAG AAGGACAAAGCGTCAGTGCTTACTAGAACAAGGGAATACTTAACATCTCTGAATGCTCAAGTCGAGGAGCTTAGAAAGAGAAACCAGAAATTAGAGGCACAAGTGCAACAACTACCTACAAAAGAAGTTGCAGAAGAAGGCAGTGAGTCCTCAAATGAAAGAATTGAACTCAGGGTTGCACATGTATCTGAATCAACATCAGAAGAACAAAGAATCATCGACCTTCAAGTTGTACTAAGAGGAGAATGCCCTATTCAAGAAATTTTGATTCGGATTCTCGAGTTCTTGAACCAAGTTAACAATGTGAACGTGATGTCCATAGAAGCCAATACACGAACAACAGAATCAAGATCTATGAATCGTGTAGTCTTGAGACTGAAAATTGAG GGGGAAGAATGGGACGAGTCTGGCTTCCAGGAAGCAGTAAGAAGGGTTGTTGATGACCTAGCACAGTGA
- the LOC110642423 gene encoding ATP-dependent zinc metalloprotease FTSH 5, mitochondrial isoform X2, whose protein sequence is MKLWGVFWKISLWIFAFRGIMEILNKVHYEEDVKPSMESNITFKEVKGVDEAKAELEEIVHYLRDPERFTRLGGKLPKGVLLVGPPGTGKTMLARALAAEVGVPFFSSSGSEFEELYVGVGARRIRKLFSAAKKQSPCIIFIDELDALGGARSPDDPQRFRMTLNQLLIEMDGFKQNEGIVVLAATNFVESLDKALVRPGRFDCHVVVPKPDFEGRRQILEVHMSKVPRGGDVDLTIIARGTLGFSGAELANLVNSAVLKAAIDGAEEVTMAHLEYAKDKIILGTERKSAMISEKYRNLTAFHESGHAIAAIHVDGALPVYKATITPRGNSFGLVAQLPDMDEMSISQKQMLARLVVFMGGRVAEELTFGEDEVTSGASSDFEQATSLARAMVTKYGMGKDNGLVFLNYDDDATNLSSDTRLLIEKEVRRLLEMAYNNAKRIVMTHRKELHTVASALLEHETLTGSQIKALLSQINSQKQRMQNKLALAVH, encoded by the exons ATGAAGCTCTGGGGTGTATTCTGGAAGATTAGTCTGTGGATATTTGCATTTAGAGGAATCATGGAAATACTCAATAAAG TGCACTATGAAGAAGATGTGAAACCTAGCATGGAATCTAATATAACGTTTAAAGAAGTTAAAGGTGTTGATGAGGCAAAAGCTGAGCTGGAAGAAATTGTTCATTATCTTCGAGATCCTGAG CGATTTACTCGTCTTGGAGGCAAGCTTCCAAAAGGTGTTCTACTTGTTGGGCCACCAGGAACAGGTAAGACTATGCTAGCAAGGGCTTTAGCAGCAGAAGTTGGTGTGCCCTTCTTCTCATCTAGTGGTAGTGAGTTTGAAGAGCTTTATGTGGGTGTGGGAGCAAGGAGGATCAGGAAACTTTTTTCAGCAGCAAAGAAGCAGTCACCTTGTATTATATTCATTGATGAATTAGATGCTCTTGGAGGAGCTCGGAGCCCAGACGATCCACAGCGCTTTAGAATGACTTTGAATCAGCTGCTAATTGAAATGGATGGCTTCAAACAAAATGAAGGAATAGTTGTGCTTGCTGCAACCAATTTTGTGGAGTCATTGGATAAAGCACTGGTAAGGCCAGGACGGTTTGACTGTCATGTTGTTGTCCCCAAACCTGATTTTGAAGGACGGCGGCAGATCTTGGAAGTTCACATGTCAAAG GTACCTAGGGGAGGTGATGTTGATCTGACAATCATTGCCAGAGGAACACTTGGGTTCTCTGGGGCTGAGCTTgctaatttggtcaattctgctgtTCTCAAGGCAGCAATTGATGGTGCTGAAGAAGTAACAATGGCCCATTTGGAGTATGCAAAGGACAAGATCATCCTGGGAACTGAACGGAAATCTGCCATGATATCTGAAAAGTATCGCAATCTGACTGCTTTTCATGAGAGTGGCCATGCAATAGCAGCAATCCACGTAGATGGAGCCCTCCCAGTTTATAAGGCAACAATTACCCCACGAGGGAATTCTTTTGGCTTGGTTGCTCAGTTACCAGACATGGATGAGATGAGCATCTCACAAAAACAGATGCTTGCTCGGCTTGTTGTTTTTATGGGTGGTCGTGTTGCAGAGGAACTCACTTTTGGGGAAGATGAAGTTACTTCAGGTGCATCATCTGACTTTGAGCAGGCAACCTCTCTGGCAAGAGCAATGGTGACAAAGTATGGCATGGGCAAGGATAACGGGCTTGTTTTCCTTAACTATGATGATGATGCAACAAACTTGAGTTCTGATACTAGACTTCTTATTGAGAAAGAAGTGAGGAGGCTTCTTGAAATGGCTTACAATAATGCGAAAAGAATTGTGATGACTCATAGGAAGGAGCTTCATACTGTAGCTAGTGCCTTGTTGGAGCATGAGACTCTTACAGGAAGTCAGATCAAGGCCCTGCTTTCTCAGATCAACTCTCAGAAGCAGCGGATGCAAAACAAGTTGGCATTAGCGGTCCATTAG
- the LOC110642423 gene encoding ATP-dependent zinc metalloprotease FTSH 5, mitochondrial isoform X1, protein MARRRGARSNQQTQARETEERNRSRNERAPGELNNPSHLLGTTDAPIHIIKVREGDEYFMKLWGVFWKISLWIFAFRGIMEILNKVHYEEDVKPSMESNITFKEVKGVDEAKAELEEIVHYLRDPERFTRLGGKLPKGVLLVGPPGTGKTMLARALAAEVGVPFFSSSGSEFEELYVGVGARRIRKLFSAAKKQSPCIIFIDELDALGGARSPDDPQRFRMTLNQLLIEMDGFKQNEGIVVLAATNFVESLDKALVRPGRFDCHVVVPKPDFEGRRQILEVHMSKVPRGGDVDLTIIARGTLGFSGAELANLVNSAVLKAAIDGAEEVTMAHLEYAKDKIILGTERKSAMISEKYRNLTAFHESGHAIAAIHVDGALPVYKATITPRGNSFGLVAQLPDMDEMSISQKQMLARLVVFMGGRVAEELTFGEDEVTSGASSDFEQATSLARAMVTKYGMGKDNGLVFLNYDDDATNLSSDTRLLIEKEVRRLLEMAYNNAKRIVMTHRKELHTVASALLEHETLTGSQIKALLSQINSQKQRMQNKLALAVH, encoded by the exons ATG GCAAGGAGAAGGGGGGCGAGAAGTAATCAGCAAACGCAGGCAAGGGAGACCGAGGAAAGGAATCGCAGTCGAAATGAG CGGGCACCTGGAGAACTGAATAACCCGTCTCATCTTTTAG GGACCACTGATGCTCCTATTCATATCATAAAAGTAAGGGAAGGGGATGAATATTTCATGAAGCTCTGGGGTGTATTCTGGAAGATTAGTCTGTGGATATTTGCATTTAGAGGAATCATGGAAATACTCAATAAAG TGCACTATGAAGAAGATGTGAAACCTAGCATGGAATCTAATATAACGTTTAAAGAAGTTAAAGGTGTTGATGAGGCAAAAGCTGAGCTGGAAGAAATTGTTCATTATCTTCGAGATCCTGAG CGATTTACTCGTCTTGGAGGCAAGCTTCCAAAAGGTGTTCTACTTGTTGGGCCACCAGGAACAGGTAAGACTATGCTAGCAAGGGCTTTAGCAGCAGAAGTTGGTGTGCCCTTCTTCTCATCTAGTGGTAGTGAGTTTGAAGAGCTTTATGTGGGTGTGGGAGCAAGGAGGATCAGGAAACTTTTTTCAGCAGCAAAGAAGCAGTCACCTTGTATTATATTCATTGATGAATTAGATGCTCTTGGAGGAGCTCGGAGCCCAGACGATCCACAGCGCTTTAGAATGACTTTGAATCAGCTGCTAATTGAAATGGATGGCTTCAAACAAAATGAAGGAATAGTTGTGCTTGCTGCAACCAATTTTGTGGAGTCATTGGATAAAGCACTGGTAAGGCCAGGACGGTTTGACTGTCATGTTGTTGTCCCCAAACCTGATTTTGAAGGACGGCGGCAGATCTTGGAAGTTCACATGTCAAAG GTACCTAGGGGAGGTGATGTTGATCTGACAATCATTGCCAGAGGAACACTTGGGTTCTCTGGGGCTGAGCTTgctaatttggtcaattctgctgtTCTCAAGGCAGCAATTGATGGTGCTGAAGAAGTAACAATGGCCCATTTGGAGTATGCAAAGGACAAGATCATCCTGGGAACTGAACGGAAATCTGCCATGATATCTGAAAAGTATCGCAATCTGACTGCTTTTCATGAGAGTGGCCATGCAATAGCAGCAATCCACGTAGATGGAGCCCTCCCAGTTTATAAGGCAACAATTACCCCACGAGGGAATTCTTTTGGCTTGGTTGCTCAGTTACCAGACATGGATGAGATGAGCATCTCACAAAAACAGATGCTTGCTCGGCTTGTTGTTTTTATGGGTGGTCGTGTTGCAGAGGAACTCACTTTTGGGGAAGATGAAGTTACTTCAGGTGCATCATCTGACTTTGAGCAGGCAACCTCTCTGGCAAGAGCAATGGTGACAAAGTATGGCATGGGCAAGGATAACGGGCTTGTTTTCCTTAACTATGATGATGATGCAACAAACTTGAGTTCTGATACTAGACTTCTTATTGAGAAAGAAGTGAGGAGGCTTCTTGAAATGGCTTACAATAATGCGAAAAGAATTGTGATGACTCATAGGAAGGAGCTTCATACTGTAGCTAGTGCCTTGTTGGAGCATGAGACTCTTACAGGAAGTCAGATCAAGGCCCTGCTTTCTCAGATCAACTCTCAGAAGCAGCGGATGCAAAACAAGTTGGCATTAGCGGTCCATTAG
- the LOC110642424 gene encoding putative transcription factor bHLH041 isoform X2 translates to MDTVFSIPSQADRATYLRSLMQSFGCNYICLWFYRPQLNHCLYFLDGDYHEQTNQSGSSSGSLARWLFDKYRAEAFLIVNDRVPGMAFGNKQPYTELNESELQRMASVSVQKQFYQTAVFMGCRSGEIEIGWSNGMTQINMENAMRSLFSEVVIPQKQSSPRELSHVIDPNWPSSSSSSLRSLSMDSPDSSPFLFNVPTTSHIPEVPQETPSLQQISSTSSAIQQVLQSLQPVQSTSRPLQLAMQSLQPEPSTTNPLQLAMQSLQPVPSTTSPLQPAMQSLHPIPSTTNPHQVAMQTFSLTRNVQLPSQESEDDAIIRAILAVLASPSTSTNSSIMPNSPYHYRESQKASAFKNYIAPTRQTRQNLHRQSMLKQAITYYRSLNILRPEHMPASRPTNTQLHHMISERRRREKINETFEALRKLLPPDAKKDKASVLTRTREYLTSLNAQVEELRKRNQKLEAQVQQLPTKEVAEEGSESSNERIELRVAHVSESTSEEQRIIDLQVVLRGECPIQEILIRILEFLNQVNNVNVMSIEANTRTTESRSMNRVVLRLKIEGEEWDESGFQEAVRRVVDDLAQ, encoded by the exons ATGGATACCGTCTTTTCGATTCCAAGCCAAGCAGACCGTGCCACATATCTCCGATCCTTAATGCAGTCTTTTGGCTGTAATTACATTTGTCTTTGGTTCTACCGGCCGCAACTAAACCA CTGTCTATACTTCTTGGATGGGGATTACCATGAACAAACCAACCAATCTGGCTCTTCTTCGGGAAGCTTAGCTCGGTGGCTTTTTGATAAATATCGGGCAGAAGCGTTCCTTATTGTAAATGA CCGTGTTCCCGGAATGGCTTTCGGTAATAAACAACCCTACACAGAGCTAAATGAATCTGAACTTCAAAGAATGGCATCTGTTTCTGTGCAGAAGCAATTCTATCAG ACTGCGGTCTTTATGGGGTGCAGGAGTGGGGAAATTGAAATAGGCTGGTCCAATGGGATGACTCAG ATTAACATGGAAAATGCGATGAGGAGTTTGTTTTCTGAAGTCGTTATTCCTCAAAAACAATCTTCGCCGAGAGAACTTTCCCATGTGATTGATCCAAATTGGCCTTCATCATCTTCCTCCTCATTGAGATCACTATCCATGGACAGCCCAGATAGCTCTCCTTTTTTGTTCAATGTTCCAACCACATCCCACATACCAGAAGTCCCTCAAGAGACTCCCTCATTGCAACAAATATCAAGCACATCAAGTGCAATCCAACAAGTCTTGCAGTCTCTGCAGCCAGTACAAAGCACAAGTAGACCACTTCAACTGGCCATGCAATCTTTGCAGCCAGAACCAAGCACAACTAACCCACTTCAACTGGCCATGCAATCTTTGCAGCCAGTACCAAGCACAACTAGCCCGCTTCAACCAGCAATGCAATCTTTGCATCCAATACCAAGCACAACTAATCCACACCAAGTAGCAATGCAAACATTTTCCCTGACAAGAAACGTTCAATTACCATCCCAAGAGAGTGAAGATGATGCAATAATAAGAGCCATTCTGGCAGTTCTAGCATCTCCTTCAACTTCTACCAATTCTTCAATAATGCCTAACTCACCTTACCATTACCGGGAAAGCCAGAAAGCTAGTGCTTTCAAGAATTATATAGCCCCCACAAGACAAACGAGACAAAATTTACACAGGCAAAGTATGCTTAAACAAGCAATTACTTATTACAGAAGCTTAAATATTTTGAGACCGGAACATATGCCCGCAAGTCGCCCCACCAACACTCAGTTGCACCACATGATATCAGAGCGTAGAAGGCGTGAAAAGATCAATGAAACCTTCGAAGCATTGAGAAAACTTCTCCCTCCAGATGCCAAG AAGGACAAAGCGTCAGTGCTTACTAGAACAAGGGAATACTTAACATCTCTGAATGCTCAAGTCGAGGAGCTTAGAAAGAGAAACCAGAAATTAGAGGCACAAGTGCAACAACTACCTACAAAAGAAGTTGCAGAAGAAGGCAGTGAGTCCTCAAATGAAAGAATTGAACTCAGGGTTGCACATGTATCTGAATCAACATCAGAAGAACAAAGAATCATCGACCTTCAAGTTGTACTAAGAGGAGAATGCCCTATTCAAGAAATTTTGATTCGGATTCTCGAGTTCTTGAACCAAGTTAACAATGTGAACGTGATGTCCATAGAAGCCAATACACGAACAACAGAATCAAGATCTATGAATCGTGTAGTCTTGAGACTGAAAATTGAG GGGGAAGAATGGGACGAGTCTGGCTTCCAGGAAGCAGTAAGAAGGGTTGTTGATGACCTAGCACAGTGA